A region from the Halomarina litorea genome encodes:
- a CDS encoding ABC transporter ATP-binding protein: MSSFAIQSDALTKRYGSETAVEGLDLAVRRGSVYGFLGPNGAGKTTTIRMLVTLLRPTSGSASIDGVSITDRDAVRERIGYLPETPPLYDELTGREQLQYVAGLRDIPDEVADERIDSLLDRFDLAGDADKRVSTYSKGMKQKAGIIQAILHDPAVVFLDEPTSGLDPRAARTVRNTLADLAAGDTTVFLSTHILPVVDELADTVGVLFDGDLVAEGPPEKLKRRAETGEERTLEDVFLEVTQEADFDGSGGPGAESEARR; the protein is encoded by the coding sequence ATGTCCTCGTTCGCCATCCAGTCGGACGCCCTCACCAAGCGCTACGGGTCTGAGACGGCCGTGGAGGGACTCGACCTCGCCGTCAGGCGGGGGTCGGTCTACGGCTTTCTCGGGCCGAACGGCGCGGGCAAGACGACGACCATCCGGATGCTCGTGACGCTCCTCCGGCCCACTTCGGGGTCGGCGAGCATCGACGGCGTGTCCATCACGGACCGCGACGCGGTCCGCGAGCGCATCGGCTACCTCCCCGAGACGCCCCCGCTGTACGACGAACTCACCGGGCGCGAGCAGTTGCAGTACGTCGCCGGCCTGCGCGACATCCCGGACGAGGTGGCCGACGAGCGAATCGACTCCCTGCTGGACCGCTTCGACCTCGCGGGGGACGCCGACAAGCGCGTCTCGACGTACTCGAAGGGGATGAAACAGAAGGCGGGCATCATCCAGGCCATCCTCCACGACCCCGCCGTCGTCTTCCTCGACGAACCCACCTCGGGGCTGGACCCGCGGGCCGCCCGCACGGTGCGAAACACCCTCGCGGACCTCGCGGCGGGCGACACGACCGTCTTCCTCTCGACGCACATCCTCCCCGTGGTGGACGAACTCGCCGACACGGTGGGGGTCCTGTTCGACGGTGACCTCGTCGCGGAGGGACCGCCGGAGAAGCTCAAGCGCCGTGCGGAGACGGGCGAGGAGCGCACGCTGGAGGACGTCTTCCTCGAGGTGACGCAGGAGGCGGACTTCGACGGGTCCGGCGGCCCCGGAGCGGAGTCCGAGGCTCGCCGATGA
- a CDS encoding ATP-dependent DNA helicase produces MSDSDSPVPEREAEDGSGADGRTVPRESIDAAWADLFPFDPYPQQADGVERALDTMSDGGYLMLEGACGTGKTLIALVAGLQAVADGAGERVMAVTPVKQQLKQFVSEVQALVRNGADVDGLVMVGKRDLLPYARTGAIPGESVHEASSDMRETTARLVSRESRLELDVAPGALDGRINVCEAADCDRLSYSELKCPEHRGEREEDVPWYDPVRAAALCHLVEGMDGPRLETAGASAPYSADPPHTRDVLDIYDSEDLPAGDAGYFDPFYARYFADEEWIPFDFSAGEEGVLTPDSLVNAAVRRGTCPHEAMASLMGEADVLIGNYNHAFDPLTRRLTNEKAGVLDEETLLVVDEAHMLEERVRDLLSDSVSLHALRTAHRDVTLAREYLSGTGGEPGADAAAHRRHAEETLKEFESVTGRDLAAVGSFLEWVAGRIDDEVSEFLESEYGDWQRRFREGSLPEEDHEIPLRDPEAVETDRVTDAAEERFAGDIWARVRDAGYVVAKIHENDGQTDRTPVSAGVGRVLFDWGTADRGTYFRELELEFSEKAVADTTLPDWASAYNADLTLFNCIPRDPLAAVLDDLAGGVLMSATLEPFDVYRTVSGLDVLSGSGEPADSEESADGDREGEDREPRTVETASYGLAFPEANRESWVVDLPAFTYRNRGPPVTEYGEMTRTRKAYAGAMTTLARSHGNVLVCLPSYREAEWAVEYLRDHVEKPVLRDRSSEASETDEMLDRFFQRDGVDRVLVTSARGTVTEGVDYRGDRLHCAVVVGVPYANTATPRMKAVMNAYDRTFGEEGGSAPPGAGGGSAGFSTAVQVPAVRKARQAFGRVLRGPDESGVRVLLDERYLRDAPRSVNGLLGERERREFSAVSPDMLDLGLERFWSARE; encoded by the coding sequence ATGAGCGACAGCGACTCGCCGGTCCCGGAGCGCGAGGCTGAGGACGGGAGCGGTGCCGACGGGCGGACGGTCCCTCGCGAGTCCATCGACGCGGCGTGGGCCGACCTGTTCCCGTTCGACCCGTACCCCCAGCAGGCCGACGGGGTCGAACGCGCCCTCGACACGATGTCCGACGGCGGCTACCTCATGCTGGAGGGGGCCTGCGGGACGGGCAAGACGCTCATCGCCCTCGTCGCCGGCCTGCAGGCCGTCGCGGACGGTGCGGGCGAGCGCGTGATGGCGGTCACGCCCGTCAAACAGCAGTTGAAGCAGTTCGTCAGCGAGGTGCAGGCGCTCGTCCGGAACGGGGCCGACGTGGACGGCCTGGTGATGGTCGGCAAGCGCGACCTGCTCCCGTACGCCCGGACGGGGGCGATACCCGGCGAGAGCGTCCACGAGGCGTCGAGCGACATGCGCGAGACGACCGCCCGCCTCGTCAGTCGCGAGTCGCGCCTCGAACTCGACGTCGCGCCCGGTGCGCTCGACGGCCGAATCAACGTCTGCGAGGCGGCCGACTGCGACCGCCTCTCGTACTCGGAACTGAAGTGCCCGGAACACCGCGGCGAACGCGAGGAGGACGTGCCGTGGTACGACCCGGTCCGCGCCGCGGCGCTCTGTCACCTCGTGGAAGGGATGGACGGCCCGCGACTGGAGACGGCGGGCGCGAGCGCCCCCTACTCCGCCGACCCGCCGCACACCCGAGACGTGCTGGACATCTACGACAGCGAGGACCTCCCGGCGGGCGACGCCGGCTACTTCGACCCGTTCTACGCCCGCTACTTCGCCGACGAGGAGTGGATACCATTCGACTTCTCGGCGGGCGAGGAGGGCGTGCTGACGCCAGACTCGCTGGTGAACGCCGCCGTCCGCCGGGGCACCTGCCCCCACGAGGCGATGGCGTCGCTGATGGGCGAGGCGGACGTTCTGATAGGGAATTACAACCACGCGTTCGACCCCCTCACCCGACGGCTCACGAACGAGAAGGCGGGCGTGTTAGACGAGGAGACCCTCCTCGTGGTGGACGAGGCGCACATGCTCGAAGAGCGGGTGCGCGACCTGCTCTCCGACTCTGTCTCGCTGCACGCCCTGCGGACCGCCCACCGGGACGTGACGCTCGCCCGCGAGTACCTCTCGGGGACGGGCGGCGAACCGGGCGCGGACGCCGCCGCCCACCGCAGGCACGCCGAGGAGACCCTGAAGGAGTTCGAGAGCGTCACGGGACGGGACCTCGCGGCCGTCGGGTCGTTCCTCGAGTGGGTCGCCGGACGCATCGACGACGAGGTGAGCGAGTTCCTCGAATCCGAGTACGGCGACTGGCAACGTCGGTTCCGCGAGGGGTCCCTGCCCGAGGAGGACCACGAGATACCCCTTCGCGACCCCGAAGCCGTGGAGACGGACCGCGTCACCGACGCCGCCGAGGAGCGGTTCGCGGGCGACATCTGGGCGCGCGTCCGCGACGCGGGCTACGTCGTCGCGAAGATACACGAGAACGACGGCCAGACCGACCGCACGCCCGTCAGCGCGGGCGTCGGCCGCGTCCTGTTCGACTGGGGGACCGCCGACCGGGGGACCTACTTCCGGGAACTCGAACTGGAGTTCTCCGAGAAGGCCGTCGCCGATACCACCCTCCCCGACTGGGCGAGCGCCTACAACGCCGACCTGACGCTGTTCAACTGCATCCCGCGTGACCCCCTCGCCGCCGTCCTCGACGACCTGGCGGGCGGCGTGCTGATGTCCGCCACGCTCGAACCGTTCGACGTCTACCGGACCGTGAGCGGACTGGACGTGCTGAGCGGGTCGGGCGAACCGGCCGATTCCGAGGAGTCGGCCGACGGGGACAGGGAGGGCGAGGACCGCGAGCCACGGACCGTCGAGACTGCCAGCTACGGCCTCGCGTTCCCCGAGGCGAACCGCGAGTCGTGGGTCGTCGACCTCCCGGCGTTCACCTACCGGAACCGCGGTCCGCCGGTCACCGAGTACGGGGAGATGACCCGCACGAGGAAGGCGTACGCGGGGGCGATGACGACGCTCGCCCGGTCGCACGGCAACGTCCTCGTCTGCCTGCCCTCCTACCGCGAAGCGGAGTGGGCCGTCGAGTACCTCCGCGACCACGTCGAGAAACCCGTCCTCCGGGACCGCTCCTCGGAGGCCAGCGAGACCGACGAGATGCTCGACCGGTTCTTCCAGCGAGACGGCGTCGACCGCGTCCTCGTCACGAGCGCGCGTGGCACCGTCACGGAGGGCGTCGACTACCGGGGGGACCGACTCCACTGCGCCGTCGTCGTCGGCGTCCCCTACGCCAACACCGCCACCCCGCGGATGAAGGCGGTGATGAACGCCTACGACCGGACGTTCGGCGAGGAGGGCGGGTCGGCCCCGCCCGGCGCGGGCGGCGGGAGCGCCGGGTTCTCGACTGCCGTGCAGGTGCCCGCCGTCCGGAAGGCGCGACAGGCCTTCGGGCGCGTCCTTCGCGGCCCCGACGAGTCCGGCGTGCGCGTCCTCCTCGACGAGCGCTACCTGCGCGACGCGCCGCGCTCGGTCAACGGCCTCCTCGGCGAACGCGAGCGGCGGGAGTTCAGCGCGGTCAGCCCCGACATGCTCGACCTCGGCCTGGAGCGCTTCTGGTCCGCCCGGGAGTGA
- a CDS encoding cyclase family protein: MTVRDLSHVITDGMPAFPGDPVVETFPHATIDATGFNLTAVGLTSHTGTHIDAPAHVEPDGAPITSYPVDRFRYDARVVDCPLGRAEAITPDLLPEAGEEDLLLFSTGWDDHWGEETYWEHPYLTPPCARECAARGVDVGIDAPSVDAPDADLGAHHELLREDCLIVENLRDLGDLPDRVTVYAFPLALDPGDGAPARVVADVD, translated from the coding sequence GTGACCGTGCGTGACCTCTCGCACGTCATCACGGACGGCATGCCCGCGTTCCCCGGCGACCCGGTCGTCGAGACGTTCCCGCACGCGACTATCGACGCCACCGGGTTCAACCTCACGGCGGTCGGCCTGACGTCCCACACCGGGACGCACATCGACGCGCCGGCACACGTCGAACCCGACGGCGCGCCCATCACCTCCTACCCGGTCGACCGCTTCCGATACGACGCGCGCGTCGTCGACTGCCCCCTCGGGCGCGCCGAGGCGATTACCCCCGACTTGCTCCCCGAGGCGGGCGAGGAGGACCTCCTCCTCTTCTCGACGGGGTGGGACGACCACTGGGGCGAGGAGACCTACTGGGAGCACCCCTACCTCACGCCGCCGTGCGCCCGCGAGTGTGCCGCCCGCGGCGTGGACGTGGGCATCGACGCCCCGAGCGTCGACGCCCCGGATGCAGACCTCGGAGCACACCACGAACTCCTGCGCGAGGACTGCCTCATCGTCGAGAACTTGCGTGACCTCGGCGACCTGCCCGACCGGGTCACCGTCTACGCCTTCCCGCTCGCACTCGACCCCGGCGACGGCGCGCCCGCGCGGGTCGTCGCCGACGTGGACTGA
- a CDS encoding DUF7537 family lipoprotein: protein MRLVRQTATLCCIALVLLAGCSGVPGFGGGGEAYTAADEPLNTSTLQEDHTENLRDAGSFTVTLNGSSAVGNDTSSQQTVIRADLEANRTYQRSQVDQSLRGQSSGVVSELYLDNGSGYARFVLGSGNQSQAQYQTVDLSQLPPGSSAPSERFLTLDQSFAITEGANWTQQGTESFRGTTVTRYTIEGDYNESALTGGTAANVSDFEATLLVTADGTVRSFGFNATVEQQGRTVNASNTIVVSDIGSTSVEEPDWLDEARNATGNRSGAQGQGSLPA from the coding sequence ATGAGATTGGTCCGCCAGACGGCAACGCTGTGCTGTATCGCCCTCGTCCTCCTCGCCGGTTGTTCCGGCGTCCCCGGATTCGGGGGCGGCGGTGAGGCCTACACCGCCGCCGACGAACCGCTGAACACCTCTACCCTCCAGGAGGACCACACCGAGAACCTCCGCGACGCGGGGTCGTTCACCGTCACGCTGAACGGCAGTTCGGCGGTCGGAAACGACACCAGCAGCCAGCAGACGGTGATTCGCGCCGACCTCGAGGCGAACCGCACCTACCAGCGCTCGCAGGTCGACCAGAGCCTCAGGGGACAGTCGAGCGGTGTGGTGTCCGAACTCTACCTCGACAACGGGTCCGGGTACGCCCGGTTCGTCCTCGGCTCCGGCAACCAGTCGCAGGCCCAGTACCAGACCGTCGACCTCTCCCAGTTGCCCCCCGGTAGTTCGGCGCCGAGCGAGCGGTTCCTCACCCTCGACCAGTCCTTCGCCATCACCGAGGGTGCGAACTGGACCCAGCAGGGCACCGAGTCCTTCCGCGGGACGACGGTGACCCGCTACACCATCGAGGGCGACTACAACGAGAGCGCACTCACCGGTGGAACCGCCGCGAACGTCAGCGACTTCGAGGCGACGTTGCTCGTCACCGCCGACGGCACCGTCCGGTCGTTCGGCTTCAACGCGACCGTCGAACAGCAGGGTCGGACCGTGAACGCCTCGAACACCATCGTCGTCAGCGACATCGGGTCGACCAGCGTCGAGGAACCCGACTGGCTGGACGAGGCGCGCAACGCCACCGGCAACCGGAGCGGCGCGCAGGGACAGGGCAGCCTCCCGGCCTGA